The segment CATGGTCCGCTTCAGCGCACACAATCTATTTCTGGTTTGAAGGTAAAAGGATATTCCCTATCCCTCAAGTTCTGAACATCAATATGCGTCAAACCtaacctttaaaaaaaaattctgtgaACTCTGGTGTTAGGACATAAGTGAAAGCAGCACAGGAAATGGTATATCGGGCTCGAGTTCGGGGCAGCTTGGTAGGTTCTCAGTGCCTAGAATAGTGAGGACTATTAGTGAAGTCAACACAGTGCCTACTAACTGAAGCGAAGAGTTCATTCCAATACTAGGCTTAACAGAGAAGTTGACAAGTGTATTTAGTAGATGATTTTAGTAGATTTTGCTGTGTTTGCAAGTGCATCGAGACAATGCTATAGATGGTGCATAACTTTTGTAGGGATAGAGCTTATTTTTCAAATTGCTTTATATGTTACAGTTATGGATTCGTTGCTTTCTTTTTGTTCCTTGTAATTAATTAAGATAAATTACAAATTTCGTGATTCAATCTAATCATATAATCATCGTGTTCTAATCTTGGTGATTTCAGGACACTTGATAGTCTCACTATTTTTAAACCTCTGGTAAAAACAATGTATTTGACAAATGGACCAGCCTAACCTTAGTCGACCTCTTATATAAGACTGAAACGCAAAAGGGCAGAGCAACGAACTGACTAGCTGTGACATATATTCCAATTAAATATAAGCTGCATCTCTACAAAATTTATGCATCTTTATGACATTTTTTCTCCACTGACAAGGGACCGAGCACAAACACAGCAAAATGTATTCAACTCCTCTACTGGCACTTCTCCATTTCTGGTTTACAGATCAATATATCTGAATGATCAAACTCTCTTTAGTATTGACAAGCCACTATTGGGGGCCAGTTGAGTTAGCAGGCACTGCGTTCACCGCACTACGAGTCCTCCCTATTCTTGGCATTGAGAAAATACTAAACAGGCCTGAACTTGTTGGTGTGTTTCCCATGCCTTCTCCAGAATGTGTTCCATTGGATGAAGTCTCACGGCTGCTAGAGCTTTGGCTTATATCCTTCAAACCAGGCATAGTCTGAGTGAGCTTAAGTGAACCATTTGACTGTTCAAACGACAAGTCAGTACCAAAGTCTAATAACAATTAGTTTCTAACGGACGACTCAGGTTCGAGATAGAAGGGTACCTGTTGAGCTCCATTAGGGGTTGATGGAGACTGGGATTCACGGGGAGAAGGAGGAGGCAAAGACATAGTCTGCTAACATCAAAACACCGGAGACAAGTAATAGAACAGAACAAGATCGTTAACAATCCTTAATAACGTGATGAATAAATGAAATTCATCGTGAGACGAGATCAAAGATATATATTCATTTACCCTTGATGAAGGGGTCACAGGAGCTGGCTCAAGGGCTGGGAGTGACGAAGTTGATGGCAAAGCCTAAACATAAAACAAGTGTGGGTCAAGAAGAGTAGAAAATGTAGCCATTTCTCTCAAACTCAATGCATATTGGCGAAGGATCTTTTACCTTATTGGATTCTTGAATTCTTTTGTGCTCCAGACACTGAGCATGCAGAGCTCCAACTCCTTTGAGCGTGAGATCCTTTATTGAAggcaaataaaaaatcaaattcaatCAACACTGCCTGATGAATAAAACAATTTCTCCAACTCTACAACTGTGACAAAGATGTTACCTGATTACCCTCAATGCGATGTACTTTGCTGGCCTGAAATTATGAAGATCACATGATCATctcttttttaactttttaaggAGGAACAAACTGGTATAGCATATATGCAATCACTAAAGTGTTCTCACCAGAGTTTCAACAGCCTCGAAAACAGACCTAACTTCATCCTTCATATTTGCTGTTCCATCCCGTAGTTCATTCACCTaacattttgataaaattatcaagaatatagGTAGAATCATCGGAAAGCCTTGACACACAGTGAAACAGAAGTGTTTGTATACATACCTCTCTTCCTGTTTGTTTAATAATTACTGAACTTTCATCCAAAGTACGATCCATCCTGTCGATTTCTGAACCTAACTCTTTTTTTGTACCCTGCCATGAAATGTTAACATAAACAAAATGAGACAAAACATTTAATGTTCTGCAACTGAATTGAAGAAAATATGTACTAGATCACTTGGATTGATTAGCTCACAAAAGGAACCATCATAACTGACAAGAACTGAAGTTCAATTGTTAAATCAAAGATTCTATAGGATGTAAGAACTTACCGAGAGGGATGAATAAAACCCATCGATCTGGGTGCCAACATTATCGCATGCATCTGATAAGCTGCGCCTTGTTGCAAACATAAAATCTTCAAGTTTCAATCCCTGTAAACGTTGCAGAATGAATTAGTACCCAGCCAACtttttaattaaagaaaaattaaactaCAAACAAATGAGCCAGGTCACAAGTAATTGGCAACGAAAATCCAACGAATTTTTCTCCAAAATACAAAGTCTTGAGTAATCAACAGCACTTCAAGAGATCAAGTAGGCCAAATAAGGTGACGTATGATTACCTTCCACCACACATATCCGTAGCCTATCACCCCAATAATAATGACCATAGCATACTTTCTGCCACCTGAATTGTTAAATAAGTCATTGATCAAAACATAAGTCTGCCTTTTATGCCAAAAAGGTAACAAGAGACGAGAAAAGCCTGAAAATGgatctataataataaatcacAGCCAGAAAATAAGAAACTGAAAAAGGTTCTAGTGTCCTGCTTCATATCAACTTAACAGCCAAACCATTTGGCTCGTTTTTTCACAGGTTTTTAATGCAGAAATGAATACAAAACTTCAACATAAAAACTCAAGAGGACCTGATCCTCCTGTGGAGATTATAGTGATAGGTCTGTTTGAAGCCAGCAACTGCAATTCATGCCGAAGACTgttaacctgcaagaaaaactaGAGATGAGCCAAAGTAATTCTAAGTCCTCCACAAGCTTTCTTATCCAGCATCTCTACCTAACAGCTTATCCACGCCAGTAAGTAGACTCATGTCATAAACTAACCTGGGCTGTAAGTGCATCACTGTGAGGTTTGCTAGCTGATTTGACAGGCTCTCCTTGTTTCAGTTGTCTAAATACCATCTGTCAAATAGAAATAACCAATTACcccatttttttttccaaacagCATCATCACACACATAGAGAGCCGCCAAGTTTATCACCCCCATAGTACGTTAAATAAGGAAAAGGTGAAAACTTTTTGATGACAGTTGAACATTGAAGCTTAAATACCTTAAAAGCACCTGAGACGAAACTGGATACATCTGGCAAGCCCCCGTCTTTAGCAAGCACTGACCCAACAAGACCTGAAGTAAAAGGCGAGTTAAGTGAGCATTAAACATACCAAATAAGCACTTTTATGATTCTAAGTGAAATCAAACACATTGATCACTCTACAGGTATCAAAGGGTTTATTTAAAAACCTTAACTTTAACGTCCTGATGTCATAATCGACGAACCCAATCAAAACCCGAGAAGGATTCGAGCAACGAGAAGCAGTAATTCAGAAAATTTGAATAGAGAGTCCATGAATTGAACGGACCTGCACCGAGGAGGATGGTGAGCTTCCCGAGCGGAAGAGCCATATATGATAGTTGCCTAGAGACGAATACTCTTTCACTCTGCGAGagcttgtaagaaaaaaaaaaggattacgATGGAAGAGGAAGACGCATCAGAAGATTCGAAAAGAGAATTGGTTAGTAGAGAACTTCGGAGGAGGAGGTAAAATCGCCGACGGCGCGaggcggagagagagagagagagattatagACAAGTTTTCGAGACGACAGTGTTGGTCAAGTGAGTTGAGTTGAGAAACAATTATTTTCATGTGGGCCGAAATATCAAAATGGGCTTTACGAAAAGGCTCATGAGCacgaggtttttttttttgtttgcttttaaTTCGAGAAACACACGTAGACTTTAGAGAAAGAGGATACACAAGTTTACAAGACCCTAGATCTAAATTTGACTGTAGAGCATCTAAAAAAACAGTCTTTATTATTTCACTTTTCTTGGCTCAACATCAACTATTTCATTCACCCATAAATTTGATACATACATTTGACCACATCAAATTCTATGCAAACAAAGCATCTTAGCAACACCCTGGAACACTCATTAGGTGATAACTTACTCGGATCCAGCGCAACTTAGAGTACATTGCTGCATTTTTCACCACTGCGAGAACAAGCTCATCCCAAGACCGGGGATTGAACCGTCTCTTGAACCACACTAATTCTACCTCTAAAAAACAAGGTTACAAAGCTATCCCTAAACCTTCCAAATAATCCCAAACGAGAAGCTCCGTTTGTAGCTCAAAGTAGTTGGCACCGAATGATCAGATTGCTGCACATGACCTCCCACGTCAACACCAAGAGGTGCATCTTTTTATTCAAGGATCTCGGTTAGCCAGGGACTAAGACTTTTTCACCTTATAAGTGTCGACAACCATCCTACTAGAATCAGTAGCCAAAGCAACATGATTCCACTTGATTAGCCAGACAACCCTAAAATCGGGTTGAGATTAAGGCTTCAACAACGCTCCAGCACAAACCTCCAAACAGAAGAAGAGACAAATCTACGGATAAAACAATCTCATCGGTACTGCGAATGATTTATCTCCAAACGTATGCCTCACCAAGGCACAAGCTCCTTCATTGACCAAGTGTAGATAGATTGCGACTTCACACGTCCTGCCTCTGAGAACCAGAATGCAGCTTCTCCTAAAAGCTACCACCATCACAGACTCTTTATTTTAGAGTttgcaaaactctatatttgaagtttcaaggtgtttttctacaaaattaaaacttaatttattatttgtaatttacactatggtctttatatttttcatagttaatataaatctataaaacttttataaataactagcacatatataaaaataatataaaatattaattaataaaaatttataataaaatataaaattataaatagaattaCATAgctaaatattaaactacaagcaaaattagttaaaaaaaaaactacaagcaaaataccacattattacataaaattattttcgtaaTGCTCCATCTTCggttaaacaaaatttttttggacaatattttagaagttcTAGAGAAAATTTACTaaactattagtgttgttgtaat is part of the Brassica rapa cultivar Chiifu-401-42 chromosome A09, CAAS_Brap_v3.01, whole genome shotgun sequence genome and harbors:
- the LOC103839055 gene encoding uncharacterized protein LOC103839055 isoform X4, whose product is MALPLGKLTILLGAGLVGSVLAKDGGLPDVSSFVSGAFKMVFRQLKQGEPVKSASKPHSDALTAQVNSLRHELQLLASNRPITIISTGGSGGRKYAMVIIIGVIGYGYVWWKGLKLEDFMFATRRSLSDACDNVGTQIDGFYSSLSGTKKELGSEIDRMDRTLDESSVIIKQTGREVNELRDGTANMKDEVRSVFEAVETLASKVHRIEGNQDLTLKGVGALHAQCLEHKRIQESNKALPSTSSLPALEPAPVTPSSRTMSLPPPSPRESQSPSTPNGAQQDISQSSSSRETSSNGTHSGEGMGNTPTSSGLFSIFSMPRIGRTRSAVNAVPANSTGPQ
- the LOC103839055 gene encoding uncharacterized protein LOC103839055 isoform X1, coding for MALPLGKLTILLGAGLVGSVLAKDGGLPDVSSFVSGAFKMVFRQLKQGEPVKSASKPHSDALTAQVNSLRHELQLLASNRPITIISTGGSGGRKYAMVIIIGVIGYGYVWWKGLKLEDFMFATRRSLSDACDNVGTQIDGFYSSLSGTKKELGSEIDRMDRTLDESSVIIKQTGREVNELRDGTANMKDEVRSVFEAVETLASKVHRIEGNQDLTLKGVGALHAQCLEHKRIQESNKALPSTSSLPALEPAPVTPSSRQTMSLPPPSPRESQSPSTPNGAQQSNGSLKLTQTMPGLKDISQSSSSRETSSNGTHSGEGMGNTPTSSGLFSIFSMPRIGRTRSAVNAVPANSTGPQ
- the LOC103839055 gene encoding uncharacterized protein LOC103839055 isoform X2; its protein translation is MALPLGKLTILLGAGLVGSVLAKDGGLPDVSSFVSGAFKMVFRQLKQGEPVKSASKPHSDALTAQVNSLRHELQLLASNRPITIISTGGSGGRKYAMVIIIGVIGYGYVWWKGLKLEDFMFATRRSLSDACDNVGTQIDGFYSSLSGTKKELGSEIDRMDRTLDESSVIIKQTGREVNELRDGTANMKDEVRSVFEAVETLASKVHRIEGNQDLTLKGVGALHAQCLEHKRIQESNKALPSTSSLPALEPAPVTPSSRTMSLPPPSPRESQSPSTPNGAQQSNGSLKLTQTMPGLKDISQSSSSRETSSNGTHSGEGMGNTPTSSGLFSIFSMPRIGRTRSAVNAVPANSTGPQ
- the LOC103839055 gene encoding uncharacterized protein LOC103839055 isoform X3, which encodes MALPLGKLTILLGAGLVGSVLAKDGGLPDVSSFVSGAFKMVFRQLKQGEPVKSASKPHSDALTAQVNSLRHELQLLASNRPITIISTGGSGGRKYAMVIIIGVIGYGYVWWKGLKLEDFMFATRRSLSDACDNVGTQIDGFYSSLSGTKKELGSEIDRMDRTLDESSVIIKQTGREVNELRDGTANMKDEVRSVFEAVETLASKVHRIEGNQDLTLKGVGALHAQCLEHKRIQESNKALPSTSSLPALEPAPVTPSSRQTMSLPPPSPRESQSPSTPNGAQQDISQSSSSRETSSNGTHSGEGMGNTPTSSGLFSIFSMPRIGRTRSAVNAVPANSTGPQ